In the Azospirillum sp. TSH100 genome, TATATCAGTCCGAGCGAGGATACTGCCCAATCAGGAGAGGTTCTAGAATTCCCTTCAGACGGCGGGCGACGCCCACCGAATCCCTGAAGGACATGGATCATGACCCAGACCTTGAAGACAATGCGCGTGCTGGTGATCGGCGGCAGTTCCGGCATTGGCTTGGCGACCGCGATAGCCGCCGCCAAAGCCGACGCTGCCGTCACCATCGCCTCGCGATCGCACGACAAGCTGAAAGCGGCGGTTGCCAGGATTGGCGGCGACGCACGTGCCGTCGCGCTCGACACCCGCGATCTTGAGGCGGTCGAACGTTTCTTCGCCGGGGAACCGGTTTGGGACCATGTCGTCATCTCCGCCGCGCAGACGCCGGGCGGACCGGTGCGCAGTCTTGCCGTCGCCGACGCCCGTACCGCCATGGACAGCAAATTCTGGGGCGCCTATCACGTCGCCCGCACCGCGAAGATCCGCGAAACCGGATCGCTGACCTTCATTTCAGGCTTTCTCAGCGTCCGTCCCTCCGCAACCTCGGTCCTGCAAGGCGCCATCAACGCGGCGCTGGAGGCGCTGGCCCGCGGGCTGGCCCTGGAACTCGCCCCGATCCGGGTCAACGCGGTTTCCCCCGGCCTGATCGCAACGCCGCTGTGGTCCGGCCTGCCCGAGGAG is a window encoding:
- a CDS encoding SDR family oxidoreductase, giving the protein MTQTLKTMRVLVIGGSSGIGLATAIAAAKADAAVTIASRSHDKLKAAVARIGGDARAVALDTRDLEAVERFFAGEPVWDHVVISAAQTPGGPVRSLAVADARTAMDSKFWGAYHVARTAKIRETGSLTFISGFLSVRPSATSVLQGAINAALEALARGLALELAPIRVNAVSPGLIATPLWSGLPEEKREAMFAGAAQRLPARRIGQAEDIANAVLFLATTPFATGSTVRVDGGGAIA